From a single Glycine soja cultivar W05 chromosome 19, ASM419377v2, whole genome shotgun sequence genomic region:
- the LOC114400056 gene encoding regulation of nuclear pre-mRNA domain-containing protein 1A-like isoform X1, whose protein sequence is MGSTFNPQILVEKLAKLNVSQTSIETLSHWCIFHMNKAKQVVETWDRQFHSSSREKRLAFLYLANDILQNSRRKGSEFVGEFWKVLPEALRDVIQNGDDFARNAALRLIGIWEERKVFGSRGQILKEEFVGSHVENNSRDVKPTNMKLLSQRPSVGNALEKIASGFHVVYGGQTDEDAVLSKCRNAINCLDKAEKEIVSGQFGGSALVDELQGHNAILKDCIEQLTAIESSRTSLVSLLREALEDQEFKLGQVRSQIQAAHVQSERATNTCQQLLNVNNIPSLAEQSSKEIQTSMTPASFNISSEREQSAPLMYTPQVSFSQKSGHIEEDPRKSAAAAVAAKLTASTSSAQMLSYVLSSLASEGVIGNPMKESSADYHSEKRTKLENDQPSFVPSQNPQQPLPPFPLSESIQHNPPTTNQQSTPNEPPPPPSSSPPPLPPPPPPPMSQYPVPQFMQTAGSISSMAYSYGVTQQPSIAAYPGVGPSLNSVSTFTPPPMGTYQGFQGSDGNYYNQPSSMPMAPISRQ, encoded by the exons ATGGGAAGCACATTTAATCCACAGATTTTGGTGGAAAAACTAGCCAAGCTGAATGTTTCACAAACAAGCATAGAGA CCCTGTCACACTGGTGTATTTTTCATATGAACAAAGCCAAACAAGTTGTTGAAACATGGGATAGACAATTTCATAGTTCTTCACGTGAGAAGAGATTGGCATTTCTGTATCTTGCAAATGATATTTTACAGAACAGCAGGCGAAAGGGTTCTGAATTTGTTGGTGAATTCTGGAAGGTTCTTCCAGAAGCTCTTCGAGATGTGATTCAAAATGGAGATGATTTTGCGAGGAATGCAGCACTTCGGCTG ATTGGTATATgggaagagaggaaagtttttGGTTCTCGCGGTCAAATTCTTAAGGAAGAGTTTGTTGGGAGTCATGTGGAAAATAATAGCCGAGATGTGAAACCTACAAACATGAAACTG CTATCGCAGAGGCCATCTGTGGGGAATGCATTGGAGAAAATAGCTTCAGGTTTTCATGTTGTTTATGGAGGGCAAACAGATGAAGATGCCGTATTGAGCAAGTGCAGGAATGCCATTAACTGTCTTGATAAAGCAGAAAAGGAAATAGTTTCAG GGCAATTCGGTGGATCTGCACTAGTGGATGAGCTCCAGGGGCATAATGCCATACTGAAGGACTGCATCGAGCAATTAACAGCCATAGAGTCATCTAGAACTAGTCTTGTGTCACTCTTGAGAGAAGCTCTCGAGGATCAG GAATTCAAGCTGGGTCAAGTCCGTAGCCAGATTCAG GCTGCACATGTTCAGTCAGAACGGGCGACCAACACCTGCCAGCAATTACTGAATGTCAACAACATTCCATCATTAGCTGAGCAGAGCTCAAAGGAAATTCAAACCTCCATGACTCCTGCAAGTTTTAATATTTCTAGTGAAAGGGAGCAATCGGCTCCATTAATGTACACACCACAAGTGTCATTTTCTCAAAAATCTGGACACATTGAGGAAGATCCACGCAAGTCTGCAGCTGCTGCAGTGGCAGCAAAACTGACTGCTTCAACATCCTCTGCGCAGATGCTATCTTATGTGTTGTCATCCCTAGCATCAGAAGGTGTGATAGGAAATCCAATGAaagaatcttcagcagattatCACTCTGAGAAGAGGACCAAGCTTGAGAATGACCAGCCATCTTTTGTACCATCTCAGAATCCTCAACAACCACTTCCTCCCTTTCCACTTTCTGAGTCTATTCAACACAATCCACCGACAACCAACCAACAATCTACTCCCAACGaaccaccacctccaccttcttCATCACCTCCCCCATTgccgccaccaccaccaccaccaatgtCACAGTACCCTGTGCCGCAGTTCATGCAGACTGCCGGATCCATTAGTAGTATGGCATACAGCTATGGCGTGACACAACAGCCATCAATTGCAGCCTATCCAGGTGTTGGGCCTTCCCTGAATAGTGTTTCTACTTTTACCCCGCCTCCAATGGGTACATATCAGGGTTTTCAGGGTTCAGATGGAAATTACTATAACCAGCCCTCATCAATGCCTATGGCCCCAATATCTCGACAATAA
- the LOC114400056 gene encoding regulation of nuclear pre-mRNA domain-containing protein 1A-like isoform X2, whose translation MGSTFNPQILVEKLAKLNVSQTSIETLSHWCIFHMNKAKQVVETWDRQFHSSSREKRLAFLYLANDILQNSRRKGSEFVGEFWKVLPEALRDVIQNGDDFARNAALRLIGIWEERKVFGSRGQILKEEFVGSHVENNSRDVKPTNMKLRPSVGNALEKIASGFHVVYGGQTDEDAVLSKCRNAINCLDKAEKEIVSGQFGGSALVDELQGHNAILKDCIEQLTAIESSRTSLVSLLREALEDQEFKLGQVRSQIQAAHVQSERATNTCQQLLNVNNIPSLAEQSSKEIQTSMTPASFNISSEREQSAPLMYTPQVSFSQKSGHIEEDPRKSAAAAVAAKLTASTSSAQMLSYVLSSLASEGVIGNPMKESSADYHSEKRTKLENDQPSFVPSQNPQQPLPPFPLSESIQHNPPTTNQQSTPNEPPPPPSSSPPPLPPPPPPPMSQYPVPQFMQTAGSISSMAYSYGVTQQPSIAAYPGVGPSLNSVSTFTPPPMGTYQGFQGSDGNYYNQPSSMPMAPISRQ comes from the exons ATGGGAAGCACATTTAATCCACAGATTTTGGTGGAAAAACTAGCCAAGCTGAATGTTTCACAAACAAGCATAGAGA CCCTGTCACACTGGTGTATTTTTCATATGAACAAAGCCAAACAAGTTGTTGAAACATGGGATAGACAATTTCATAGTTCTTCACGTGAGAAGAGATTGGCATTTCTGTATCTTGCAAATGATATTTTACAGAACAGCAGGCGAAAGGGTTCTGAATTTGTTGGTGAATTCTGGAAGGTTCTTCCAGAAGCTCTTCGAGATGTGATTCAAAATGGAGATGATTTTGCGAGGAATGCAGCACTTCGGCTG ATTGGTATATgggaagagaggaaagtttttGGTTCTCGCGGTCAAATTCTTAAGGAAGAGTTTGTTGGGAGTCATGTGGAAAATAATAGCCGAGATGTGAAACCTACAAACATGAAACTG AGGCCATCTGTGGGGAATGCATTGGAGAAAATAGCTTCAGGTTTTCATGTTGTTTATGGAGGGCAAACAGATGAAGATGCCGTATTGAGCAAGTGCAGGAATGCCATTAACTGTCTTGATAAAGCAGAAAAGGAAATAGTTTCAG GGCAATTCGGTGGATCTGCACTAGTGGATGAGCTCCAGGGGCATAATGCCATACTGAAGGACTGCATCGAGCAATTAACAGCCATAGAGTCATCTAGAACTAGTCTTGTGTCACTCTTGAGAGAAGCTCTCGAGGATCAG GAATTCAAGCTGGGTCAAGTCCGTAGCCAGATTCAG GCTGCACATGTTCAGTCAGAACGGGCGACCAACACCTGCCAGCAATTACTGAATGTCAACAACATTCCATCATTAGCTGAGCAGAGCTCAAAGGAAATTCAAACCTCCATGACTCCTGCAAGTTTTAATATTTCTAGTGAAAGGGAGCAATCGGCTCCATTAATGTACACACCACAAGTGTCATTTTCTCAAAAATCTGGACACATTGAGGAAGATCCACGCAAGTCTGCAGCTGCTGCAGTGGCAGCAAAACTGACTGCTTCAACATCCTCTGCGCAGATGCTATCTTATGTGTTGTCATCCCTAGCATCAGAAGGTGTGATAGGAAATCCAATGAaagaatcttcagcagattatCACTCTGAGAAGAGGACCAAGCTTGAGAATGACCAGCCATCTTTTGTACCATCTCAGAATCCTCAACAACCACTTCCTCCCTTTCCACTTTCTGAGTCTATTCAACACAATCCACCGACAACCAACCAACAATCTACTCCCAACGaaccaccacctccaccttcttCATCACCTCCCCCATTgccgccaccaccaccaccaccaatgtCACAGTACCCTGTGCCGCAGTTCATGCAGACTGCCGGATCCATTAGTAGTATGGCATACAGCTATGGCGTGACACAACAGCCATCAATTGCAGCCTATCCAGGTGTTGGGCCTTCCCTGAATAGTGTTTCTACTTTTACCCCGCCTCCAATGGGTACATATCAGGGTTTTCAGGGTTCAGATGGAAATTACTATAACCAGCCCTCATCAATGCCTATGGCCCCAATATCTCGACAATAA